The genomic region TCTTTCAATATTTGTTGGTTTTCTTGAAGCCCCAGCTCTCAAGAGTCATGTGAGAGTATCAGTTCTCCATTTCAGAAACCAAATTACATGGGAACATGTAACACACCCCCTGCCTGGCATTCATAAGGGTTTTAGAATTCTAGTGTTCGTATTTTGTGTGGGAAGGGAGGATTGCCGTTGATTGGACACACCCTAGAGATGAAGCCCTCCAAACATGAGAGAGGAGGAGTTCCTGTAGGATGCAGATTTGGACGTTTGGAAGTGCTTCCTTTTCATGTCGAATGGTTCTGCAGAGGTCAGAGGGCTGTGGTAAAATTTCCACCATCTCCCAAGTTATGTTGCCTGTGCCCTTCTGACCTAGGTGTATGCAAAGTGTAACACAGGAAGAGtttcttgtttctgtgtttccttgAGTAGCAGCTGCTGCCACAATTTAATTTTCCAGCCTAATCCCAGCCTTGAAACACAATCTTCCTTGCCTAGCTCCAGCAAGGAGCACTTGGCTGAGCAGTGAAACCTGCAGCAGTGGTGCAGACTGAAGCCTTCACCAGAGGGTGAATGGCTGGTAACAAGCTCCCTACAGCTGGGCTTGAGACCAGCCCTCTGCCTCCTGGGCAGAGAGAAGGCCTGGGAGAAAGCAAATGGGGCTGTGACCAGCCTCGCTCTAGGGCTAGGTGAGCATCATGGAGACCCTGCCTCTGCAAGGATAGAGAAAGCCCACAAGCTGGGCTGGCAGCTTGCTCCTGTCACTGGGCAGGTGCTGGTACCTATCGGCATCCGCCCCATCAAGGGCACAGCGTGACGGAGGCCCACACCACCATAAGTGTTGCCACATCTGTGACCTTTATAAAACTCTCATTGTAACAGCAGTACAAGCAATAGAAAGAACATCTCTTATACACATCTGAATAAATACAGCCTGCACCCTGTGGGCACAGCcaggcgtggggggggggggggggcggaggcaGGGCAGCATGAGCTACACATGCAGCGACTGGACAATCACAAGCGGCCAACGAGGCGCGTGACAACACGGAGACACGTCTAGAGATTTGCTCAGACTAGGCTCCGGCACTTGGAAAGCCAATGGCGGCATCAACAGGACGTGAAATGTGTAAGATGGCTGGGGCAGCCCACTGGAGGCAGGGAGGCTGGCAGACACGCTCCCCCAGCAGGCACGGTGCTCTTCTCGGCAGAAGCAGGCAGAGTAGCCCAgctacatttctgtttctgctaaGAGGCTGTCACCGAGACCTGATGTCATCAGGACCATCTGGGAGCTGGAATCTGTGgcaagagagggagaaaacCATGAGCTGTTTGGGCTGCCAGAGAGCATGGAGCTGTACTCCAGATCCAGAGGTGAGAATGAGGAATTAGAGCACTGCAGGGTAGGAAGCAAACTGCTGAGAAGATTGTGAGATTAAGTAGTAATTAGGTCTACGCTGGCCATGCAGCAGAACAGAATCAATGTTtgggaggggagaaggcagaGACAGCAACAAGAACCCAGGGTGGAGACCTGCATTTGTTATCTTGACAGCTGAGAGGAACATCTGCTCTGAACCCTCTCCACATACACTTGCAGGTGATACTGTTGTGCTGACCCGGCCCTGTGCAGACCTTTAAATCTGCACTCACCAAGTATCTTTTCAGCTAGAGGGACAGTGTCCAGGTGGGACTGGCTGGTGGGCTGCAAGCCAACCAAACCTGTGTAGGGTGGTGGTGTTGCCTTCCTGAGAGCAGGGAATGCAGTGGGCAAGCATCCATTTTATGGCAGCAGAGGCCTGGAAATCCTGACTCTGTGCTGCATGAATGGAGGGTTTGTGCAGCCCTCCCCGCCGCAGGAAGGTGAGGGCAGCTTGCTGGCTCTGTGAAGGCACTGAGTGCCAGCCAGGAACACTGCAGCTCTCTCCATGCCAAGCGAATCAGCTGCAAGGAGGATGGGCACGCACAGCAAGTGAGAAACTCAGCAGGGAACCAGTTTCCCATCCAGAAgcctttttaaacagaaaaaaatgtgtcgTCAGGGAGGGGATCTTTAGTGCCTGTGTGCTTCGGCGCCAGAGTCCTACATATTCAAAACTGCTGTGTGGGATCTCTCTTTTGGGGATCAATTTCTGGAAACTGGATCCAAAACTTGGCCAGAGCTGTCGGTAAAGGATTTTTAGGGCTCTAATAAATGAGGATCCAGATGTTTTGAGGCCCAGGGAGTGGTTGTGATATATCATATACACAAACAATATACAACAGGCTACTGCAATCTCcataatatacttttttttcctgttacaagCAACAGACAGACTGTGGCACCTGGCTAACCCTTCACACATTTGGGACACAGAGGTAGGAATAGCTGATGCTGTGCAGATTGCAGGGAGATTCTGGAAGCAGTAAGGAATGAGATGAGTTTTGGCTAGGTTGCCTGGCAAAGGCCCCTGAGATCTTTAATGCTCCTGCCCTTGAGTTTTAAGACTTTGCAGAAAGATTTTGTTCCTGCAGCATCAGGGAAAGCACCTCTGAAGTTCTGTTTCCACTCTTTGCAGCAGCCGCATTGTCCTTGCAGGCTGCCtttcccagcacagctcagcccaACGCTATTTAACATGAAGGTCGTGCCTGGAGGTGGTCTGGATTCCAGTCACAGGGAGAAGGGACAAGACCCCATTCACCAACCCCACCATGAGAGACTAGTTGCACTGGAAACACCCCAGACACCATAATTCCTGCCTGTcagcccctgcccgcagcccagGTCCCAGAGCTCTTACTGTTCTGGCAGATCCAGGGGTTCTTCTCCCTGGCTGTGACTTCGCGAGCGTctgtctcctcctcttcctcaccctcTGAGAGCAGGTCAGagatctgctgctgcagctcaggacTAATGTTGTTCTCTGCCAGGATGAGTGTCCGTAGGGCTGTGGGGTAATTCTCTACCATGTCCAGCAAGGTCTGGGCAGAGAGCAAGATAAACAGGCTGACAAGTAGCACAAACAGCAGCTAGGCTGAGCAGAAAGAGCTTCAATGCTCTGTCTCCCTGCAAACTCCAGCCCTCCTACTTCTTACTTCTACCTCTTCTTAGCCTTGACCTCCctttgccaggctttgagagCCTGAGGACTTCCCATCTTTCTATGGGAAGAGCTGAGCCTGGATTTCCTGGCTCTATCTAAAAGGGAAGGGACTGCTCTAGACCCTGTTGCTGCCACGTATCCAGGCTAGTCCCCTCTTTGCACTGGGAGCTGAGGCTCTGAGAGGAGAGCCTCTGCTACCCAGCCTTGGCCCCTGTCTGTCCAAAGAGCTTTAGCTCTGATCCTCAGTCAAAAGTCCAACCCCGTACTTCTTCCAAGAAAACCAAACTACAAATAAGAGAAGTGTATTTCTCCCTGCTGAGTTAAGGGACATCCAGGAGCCCTAGGTCAGAGCTGTATCTTATGAGCTCCTGCTGTGGTTGAGTGCAGTCGGTCAGGGGAAAGCAACAGCACCCCTGGGTGCAGGGATGGAAGGGGTTGTATGTGGATGCAGGGAAGAGGAATGGAGGCAGGTACAGGTCCTAGGGCCTCTATAGATGGCCAAGATCTATGCCCTTGAGATGTCAGTGATGCTGTAGAGTAACTGTAGGCTGTCATACCTGGGCTGACTGGTTGGTAAGTCCTGTTCCCTCCAAGTCCAGAACTTCAAGGGTTCGACTGGAGGCCACAGCGACAGCGAGCATCCCTGCTACCTGGTCACCTGTGGGAGAAGCAAACTGGGGGTATCAGCAGTGCCTGCCTTCCCGCATGTAATACCACATGCCCTCAAGGGCCTGGGGCTGTCATGGAAACATCCTCTGAGTATTACAGCCATCAGACAATCTCCAAATCTCAGTTAccttgggtgggggggaaagcTGTTAACTGAGAAAAGAGACAAGGTAAAGGTGCACCATTTTGTGGTCACGGGAGCAGTCACTGATTATCGGGGGAACATGAAGGAATACtgagaaattacttttattctCCAAGGAGCTATATCTTCCCAAATCTCTTTTCTACTCAAGTATGTAAGGGCCTTTAAGAGTCCCTGTAAGGCATCCCAGCTAAAGAATAAAGGAGTTGAATATCTCATTCTAGGGggaggctggagccaggcaGAGGACTCTGCACCAGCTGACAGACTGCCTGCCTGGAAAGGGGGCAGACTTTTGGGGGTAGACGCAGCAGGACCAGGAGCATTAAAGATTGATCCTGGTGAAGAGACAAGACTCCATCATGTTCTCCTGACACTCCTCAGCGAGTGCCAAGACACTATACAACTGTGACACTGTctcttgcaaaaaaacccagactgcTGTCAGGTAACACCCTGATGCTTTTCCAGTCCAGGAGGAAGTACCTGGTCAGACAGACAGGGCATGGAGGGAGGAGACAGGgttggggcagggtggggagtGCCCTGCTGATGCTCAAGGCGGCAGGGCCGGGTCTCCTCCTCACCAccttgcagcagagctggagagagTTGGTTTCTATGGCAACGAGTGCCAggctctcttcctcctcctccctgctccaccAGGAAGATGAAGTGGGTGAGCACAGGGACATACTGCAATGCCAAGCCAGCATCGGAGCCCAGGGCTTCAGGAACAGGGGAGATACGGAGGGTCAAACGTGACGACAAAGGCAGTGGAACGAACAAGGCACAACCTCCTTTCTGTACCGCCCCGCAGGGCATGTGCCCACCTCACGCAAGCTGAGCAGTAAGGCTGACTttccctacagctgagggtgcctgACAGGGTGAACTTGCTGCTGGGGACCAGAAGGGACCTATGCAGGAAActgccccatcctgctggaTGCTCTGCTGCCCTTCTAAAGCTTGGTCCCCAGCCACCTACCAGCACAAGTTGCACAAATGCTGAGAGGCAGGAGTACAGCgtcccctgctcctcctccctgcccccccagctTACCTAGAGGGTTGTAGTCCAGGTTCAGCACACGGAGCTGTGAGCTGTGAGCCACTGCAATGGCCAGTCGTCCCCAGCCTTTGCTTGTGACACCTGGATTGGCACTCAGTGTTAGCTCTTTgaggcctggagaagagagaagcCAAAGCAAAACCCTAGGGTCACTAAAGCAGTCTCAGGGGAACTATTTCAGCTAACCAGAACAGCTTTGAGTCCTGTCCCCTGTACTCCGATGGGCTAAAGGGTTTGAGTTGCTCTGACAACTGTCATCACATGTTTCTCTGAtcagtgaaatatttcactCCCTTCAGCAGTAACCCTTCATTTGCCCATGCTGTGACTGCCCCATTTCTCTGCTCTCCCAACCTGTGTCCTCCTTACCCTAAATAGCAAACACAATGAAAACAAGTAAGGGGTGTGCAAGGTGACTGACCAGGAGAAGAAGGTGGCACAAGGTGACAGGTTGGAAAGAGGGTAAAGGGGACATTAGACTCTGAAGCCTGTGTGTGGGAGGGGTGGCCAGCAGAGATAACAGCATCAGTGACACTGGGAGCACAGAGAGGAgaaggtgctggggaggggtaGAAAGCACTTTGAAAGTCAGGAGATGGGTGTGGTGCTACCTCAGCACATGCCAGCTCTCTGCTTAACTGGCCCACCTCTGATCACCAAAGATCATCCCCTGCAAAGTTCTGAGTCCTGGCACTAAGACTATGACCATGTAGCTACACACTCACAGAGTGCACCCCCAAACAGGGACAGTTCCCAGGCACTGACAATAAAGCCAAGTGCTGAGGTGGGGGCACACCATATATTTACCTATGGTCATTATCaacacacaaatacaaaataataaattcaaagTCCAAGCTGTCCACTTCTCCAGTAACCTGTTGGTCACTGAGCTCCAAACTGCCAGCAGGACAGATCAATAGCAGAAAGCCCATGCCTGCCTGAGGAAACCACTCCTCTGCTGCTTggcttttctgctctgcttcagctggggaaagaaattCCTTAGCCCAGACAAACTACAGAGCTTGCCTCCTCCAGGGCTGAGGATTTACTGCTGCATAAATCTGCTTCATGTAAAGCTCCGCTGGTCATTATGCAGCCCACAACCCCCGGTGCTTACCAGACTTGGCCCCATCAGGTGGCAGGAGCCCACAGATAAGGTTGATGCCTTCATCACCCAGCATGCAGTCTCCTAGATCCAGAGCCACCAGCGAGGGGTGGATGGAGAGAGCAGGGTTGAGGAGGGCCAAGCCTGCATCTGTCAGGGGACTCCCATGGAGGCTGCGCaagtaaaagggaaaattaCTAGGCAGTCTTCTTCCTGGGGGCTTACTGACCCGATGGGAAGGGAGAAGCAGGTGAAATAAGGAGGATGACAACCCTAACCCCAggtagggaaaaagaaaaaggaagcctCCGCTGTGAGGGTCAGCTGGCCACTACGGTGACCCTCCTCTCCCGGCCGGGACgagggggtgcaggggaagTCAGCGGGGCAGCCCAGGTTGGAGGGGCCAGGACAGAAAGCCAGGGCTGCGCCCAGCTGGCAGGGACAGAGGTGGCTCCCTCCCAGCCGG from Phalacrocorax carbo chromosome 3, bPhaCar2.1, whole genome shotgun sequence harbors:
- the LRRC73 gene encoding leucine-rich repeat-containing protein 73, encoding MLPGSIQISGETLSGAEIRDICESLRENSVRLLSLRGCQLSERDFGHVCRGAAESRSLAQLNLNLGIVSNINRVKQLAEALKTNRSVQSLFLHGSPLTDAGLALLNPALSIHPSLVALDLGDCMLGDEGINLICGLLPPDGAKSGLKELTLSANPGVTSKGWGRLAIAVAHSSQLRVLNLDYNPLGDQVAGMLAVAVASSRTLEVLDLEGTGLTNQSAQTLLDMVENYPTALRTLILAENNISPELQQQISDLLSEGEEEEETDAREVTAREKNPWICQNNSSSQMVLMTSGLGDSLLAETEM